Proteins found in one Vallitalea guaymasensis genomic segment:
- a CDS encoding sugar ABC transporter ATP-binding protein, producing the protein MSEYILEMLDVVKVFPGVKALKGVDFRVRPGTVHALMGENGAGKSTLMKCLMGITQMTSGKIVLKDKEVNIKDTLSAQEQGISMIHQELNVVTARSVSENIWLGREPLKNKIMIDHKKMKQDTLELLEKLHMDINPDELMSNLTVAKMQMVEIAKAVSFNADIVIMDEPTSALTTTEAEQLFKIINNLKSEGVTIIYISHKMDEIFRICDEITVLRDGEFVGSDYSANMDIDKLISLMVGRKLTEMFPKIDCEIGETILKVENLASEDSFHNVSFELHKGEILGFAGLVGAGRTEIVETIFGIRPKTEGHISINGKEVNINNPYDALKNGLCLLTEDRKKMGIIPVLSVRDNTILSSLDNYSKGIKLDHRKIQCDTEEYIDKLNVKTADYDTEIESLSGGNQQKVLVARALLTNPDILMVDEPTRGIDVGAKAEIHTLLTKLAGEGKAIIMISSEMPEVLGMSDRILTMHEGKMTGIISRKDASQEVIMKYATEGFETNEEDNNE; encoded by the coding sequence ATGAGTGAATATATATTGGAAATGTTGGATGTGGTTAAAGTGTTTCCAGGGGTCAAAGCGTTAAAAGGTGTTGATTTCAGGGTTAGACCTGGAACTGTGCATGCTCTCATGGGGGAAAATGGAGCAGGTAAATCTACGTTAATGAAATGCTTGATGGGCATTACCCAAATGACTTCTGGAAAGATTGTTTTAAAAGACAAAGAGGTAAATATCAAAGATACATTATCGGCACAGGAACAAGGAATATCCATGATACATCAAGAGCTTAATGTGGTTACAGCAAGAAGTGTATCAGAGAACATATGGCTGGGCAGAGAACCATTGAAAAATAAAATAATGATTGACCATAAAAAGATGAAACAGGATACATTAGAACTATTAGAGAAGTTACATATGGATATCAATCCAGATGAGCTGATGAGCAACTTGACTGTAGCTAAGATGCAAATGGTTGAAATAGCTAAAGCTGTATCATTCAATGCTGATATTGTAATAATGGACGAACCAACTTCAGCGCTTACAACAACTGAAGCGGAGCAATTATTCAAGATAATAAATAATCTTAAGTCTGAGGGTGTAACTATAATCTATATTTCTCATAAGATGGATGAGATTTTTAGGATTTGCGATGAGATTACTGTCCTACGAGATGGGGAATTTGTTGGTAGTGATTATTCAGCTAACATGGATATTGATAAATTAATTTCTCTTATGGTAGGTAGAAAACTTACTGAGATGTTTCCTAAAATAGACTGTGAAATAGGGGAGACAATACTTAAGGTGGAAAATTTAGCTTCTGAGGATTCATTCCATAATGTTTCCTTTGAACTACATAAAGGCGAAATTCTTGGCTTTGCAGGTTTGGTAGGTGCTGGAAGGACAGAAATAGTCGAGACCATATTTGGAATTAGACCTAAGACTGAAGGCCATATATCTATAAATGGTAAAGAGGTTAATATTAATAATCCATATGATGCATTAAAAAACGGACTTTGTCTGTTGACTGAGGATCGTAAAAAGATGGGTATAATTCCTGTCTTGAGTGTTAGAGATAATACTATTTTATCCAGTCTTGATAATTATTCAAAAGGGATAAAACTGGATCACAGAAAAATCCAGTGTGATACTGAAGAATATATTGATAAATTGAACGTGAAGACTGCGGATTATGATACAGAAATAGAAAGTCTTAGTGGTGGTAATCAACAAAAAGTTCTAGTGGCTAGAGCATTGTTGACCAATCCAGATATATTAATGGTTGATGAGCCTACTAGAGGCATAGATGTTGGTGCAAAAGCAGAGATACATACATTATTGACTAAGCTTGCAGGTGAAGGTAAGGCAATTATAATGATTTCATCAGAAATGCCTGAAGTACTGGGAATGAGTGACCGTATACTTACAATGCATGAAGGTAAAATGACAGGTATCATCAGTAGAAAAGACGCCAGTCAAGAAGTAATAATGAAATATGCAACTGAAGGTTTTGAGACCAATGAGGAGGATAATAATGAATAA
- a CDS encoding ABC transporter permease subunit translates to MNKSFDVKKFASKNSIYIVLIFLIIVVTIASPKFLTVGNIINLFTTESIKGLLALGVAFCILSKGIDLSLGSIVALSAVVSASLIQNPTYSAQMFKGLDMPIGIGVPVAIVAGILAGTIFGVINGALIAYTKIPPFIATLGSMVVVRGLAMLYTNAYPVPMLKNEFKTVGQGNILGIPNLLIILILFALIAWFLLNHTKFGKNVYAIGGNDVAARVAGIKVKKNIILVYTWSSFCAAVAGVLLAARTGSGIATLGLNYELDAIAAATIGGVSHNGGVGRIGGVIAGILILGVVNNGLLLLGVSPYIQQIVKGLIIVGAVVFDMRKNAKAA, encoded by the coding sequence ATGAATAAGTCTTTTGATGTAAAAAAATTTGCTAGTAAAAATTCCATATATATTGTATTGATATTTTTAATTATCGTTGTCACTATTGCTTCTCCTAAGTTCTTGACAGTGGGTAATATAATAAATCTATTTACAACAGAATCCATTAAGGGATTATTGGCTCTTGGTGTTGCTTTTTGTATTTTGTCAAAAGGCATTGACCTTTCTCTTGGTTCAATTGTAGCATTATCAGCAGTTGTTTCAGCAAGTTTGATCCAGAATCCCACCTATAGTGCTCAGATGTTCAAGGGTCTTGATATGCCTATTGGCATTGGAGTACCAGTTGCCATAGTTGCGGGAATATTGGCAGGTACAATCTTTGGAGTCATTAATGGCGCTCTCATTGCTTATACTAAGATTCCACCTTTCATTGCAACTCTAGGTAGTATGGTTGTGGTTAGAGGCCTTGCAATGCTGTATACCAATGCATATCCTGTTCCAATGTTGAAGAATGAATTCAAAACAGTAGGACAGGGTAACATTCTTGGTATTCCTAATCTCCTGATAATTCTTATTCTCTTTGCGTTAATTGCTTGGTTCTTGCTTAATCATACCAAATTCGGTAAGAATGTTTATGCTATCGGAGGTAATGATGTAGCCGCAAGAGTCGCTGGAATAAAGGTTAAGAAAAATATTATTCTCGTATATACATGGTCATCTTTCTGTGCTGCTGTAGCAGGAGTTTTATTAGCAGCAAGAACAGGTTCAGGTATTGCAACTCTAGGACTTAATTATGAACTGGATGCAATAGCTGCTGCAACCATCGGGGGAGTAAGTCATAATGGTGGTGTTGGTCGTATCGGCGGTGTTATTGCTGGTATATTGATACTTGGTGTTGTTAATAACGGGTTATTATTATTAGGGGTTTCACCATATATACAACAGATTGTAAAAGGTCTGATTATTGTGGGTGCTGTAGTATTTGATATGAGAAAAAATGCAAAAGCTGCTTAG
- a CDS encoding sugar phosphate isomerase/epimerase family protein has translation MKICFNQATTMKNSTLEKDLTYCEKYGYDLIEIRLDKLKDYLERNTIEDLAEFFKQNKIKPFAFNALEFITFRDKEGYEEILDNLKFLCEMGNIIDCKKIVVVPTFDVGDYTREQIKTETVEKITELANIADNYNVKLAFEFVGYPNCSVNRFEQAYDIVKTVNLHNVGLVLDCFHFHAMGSDINDLKKADGNKIFIFHIDDSEDLPIGAIRDDKRLWPGDGVINLDEILATLKVIGYDEMVSVELFRPEYWDMDIEETIRIGKEKTEKIISKLFYVE, from the coding sequence ATGAAAATCTGTTTTAATCAAGCAACAACTATGAAAAATTCTACTTTGGAGAAAGATTTAACATACTGTGAGAAATACGGATATGACCTGATAGAAATAAGATTAGATAAACTCAAGGATTATCTTGAAAGGAATACCATTGAAGATTTAGCTGAATTTTTCAAACAAAATAAGATTAAACCTTTTGCATTCAATGCACTGGAATTCATAACTTTTAGAGATAAAGAAGGATATGAAGAGATATTGGATAATCTCAAGTTCTTATGTGAAATGGGCAATATAATTGATTGTAAAAAGATTGTTGTAGTGCCTACATTTGATGTAGGGGATTATACTAGGGAACAGATAAAGACGGAAACTGTTGAGAAGATAACTGAATTAGCTAATATAGCTGATAACTACAATGTAAAATTAGCTTTTGAGTTTGTAGGCTATCCTAATTGTTCAGTTAATAGGTTTGAACAAGCCTATGACATAGTTAAAACGGTTAATCTACATAACGTAGGACTTGTCTTGGATTGTTTTCATTTTCATGCTATGGGTTCTGATATCAATGATTTAAAAAAAGCCGATGGAAACAAAATCTTTATTTTTCATATTGATGATAGTGAAGACCTTCCAATAGGTGCAATTCGTGATGATAAACGATTATGGCCTGGAGATGGAGTCATTAATCTAGATGAAATATTAGCTACACTAAAAGTCATTGGCTATGATGAAATGGTTTCTGTTGAATTGTTTAGACCAGAATATTGGGATATGGATATAGAAGAAACAATTAGAATTGGAAAAGAGAAAACAGAAAAAATCATATCTAAATTATTTTATGTTGAGTAG
- the iolG gene encoding inositol 2-dehydrogenase, whose protein sequence is MVKIGIIGIGRIGKIHTENICYNIPKAEVTAIADINMTDKVIKWADGLGINRCYKDYRKILGDKDIDAVLICSSTNTHAPISLEAIKASKHVFCEKPIDLEVHKIMEVINALEEKNLKYQVGFNRRFDHNFKAVREAVSNGKIGDPHILKITSRDPAPPSIDYVKVSGGLFLDMTIHDFDMARYLVNSDVEELYVQGDVLIDEEIGKAGDVDTALISMKMENGTLAVIDNSRKAVYGYDQRAEVFGSSGMLTTSNDKQSTAMLSNEQGVLSEKPLYFFLERYMDSFREEMSCFINAIVNDEPVPVGVYDGLKSVIIGMAAKKSLEEGRPVKISEIKF, encoded by the coding sequence ATGGTTAAAATAGGTATCATAGGTATAGGTAGAATAGGGAAAATTCATACGGAGAATATATGCTACAATATTCCAAAAGCTGAAGTGACAGCCATTGCAGATATCAATATGACAGATAAAGTAATTAAGTGGGCTGATGGTTTAGGTATTAATAGATGTTACAAGGATTATAGAAAAATCCTTGGAGACAAAGACATAGATGCTGTACTTATTTGTTCATCAACTAATACCCATGCTCCTATATCACTTGAGGCAATAAAGGCTTCTAAACATGTTTTTTGCGAGAAACCAATAGATTTAGAGGTTCACAAAATAATGGAAGTCATAAATGCTTTGGAAGAGAAAAATCTTAAGTATCAAGTAGGATTCAACAGACGGTTTGACCATAATTTCAAAGCTGTTAGAGAAGCAGTTAGTAATGGTAAAATAGGAGACCCGCATATTTTAAAAATAACATCTAGAGATCCAGCTCCACCATCAATAGATTATGTAAAAGTATCAGGGGGATTGTTTCTTGATATGACTATACATGATTTTGACATGGCTAGATATTTGGTTAATAGTGATGTTGAGGAACTCTATGTTCAGGGGGATGTTCTCATTGATGAAGAGATTGGTAAAGCAGGAGATGTAGATACAGCGTTAATCTCAATGAAGATGGAGAATGGCACCTTAGCTGTAATAGATAATTCAAGAAAAGCGGTATACGGTTATGACCAAAGAGCAGAGGTATTTGGTTCAAGTGGTATGCTAACTACCTCAAATGATAAGCAATCCACCGCCATGCTAAGTAATGAACAGGGTGTCCTTAGTGAAAAGCCGTTATATTTCTTTTTAGAAAGATATATGGATTCTTTTAGAGAAGAAATGAGCTGCTTTATAAATGCTATAGTAAATGATGAGCCTGTACCAGTTGGAGTTTATGATGGACTAAAAAGTGTAATAATAGGTATGGCTGCTAAAAAATCATTAGAAGAAGGTAGACCAGTAAAGATTTCTGAAATCAAATTTTAA
- a CDS encoding SDR family NAD(P)-dependent oxidoreductase: MKKGYVLITGGNKGIGLELARIFAKNNYPLILVGTDILALYEARNAIKKTYKVPVCLIQRDLTKRNAVDEVYKIITDREIQVDILVNNAGFGTYGPFIETNLEKELDLIELNIRAVTHMTKLFSKDMAKRRHGRILNISSTSAFQGGPYMAVYFASKAYILHFTEAIHNEFKPYGLRVTALCPGPTDTNFTDCAKGSGKARIFQSMLSSKRVATAGYNALMKNKLFKVVGIKNNILRQLNRLLPREAAINIAQYCLLKEK; encoded by the coding sequence GTGAAAAAAGGTTACGTATTGATAACTGGTGGTAATAAAGGTATAGGATTAGAGCTGGCTAGAATATTTGCAAAGAATAATTACCCCTTAATATTGGTTGGTACAGATATCCTTGCACTCTATGAAGCTAGAAATGCCATAAAAAAAACTTATAAAGTCCCTGTTTGTCTCATTCAGAGAGATCTGACCAAAAGAAATGCAGTTGATGAAGTGTATAAAATAATAACTGACAGGGAAATCCAAGTAGATATATTAGTTAATAATGCCGGATTCGGAACATATGGTCCATTCATTGAGACTAATCTTGAAAAAGAATTAGACTTAATTGAACTTAACATAAGAGCCGTCACCCATATGACAAAACTATTTTCTAAAGACATGGCTAAGAGAAGACATGGAAGAATATTGAACATTTCCTCAACAAGTGCCTTCCAAGGTGGTCCTTATATGGCTGTATACTTTGCTTCCAAGGCTTATATCTTACACTTTACAGAAGCTATTCATAATGAATTCAAACCATATGGGTTAAGAGTTACCGCTCTATGTCCTGGTCCAACTGATACTAATTTTACTGATTGTGCTAAAGGCTCCGGTAAAGCACGTATATTCCAATCCATGCTGTCATCCAAGAGAGTTGCAACTGCCGGTTATAATGCTCTGATGAAAAATAAATTATTCAAAGTAGTAGGCATAAAGAATAATATTTTGAGACAGCTTAATAGGCTTTTACCAAGAGAGGCAGCAATTAATATTGCTCAATATTGTTTATTAAAAGAAAAATAA
- a CDS encoding AEC family transporter translates to MELISKVMPILILFLIGFLIRKTNFLSKETIDGIKKIVIDMALPAVLFIAFVNIELKKEYVGLIFSIILLCSIMLCIGFLLTKIPKISNPVLPFVLCGFTFGLLGIPLYITVFGETNLPSMAIMGVGHEFFLWIIYMSAVKLVFSNEKLSLKTLKGFLTSPLIIALVLGITVNVLGLSNLLHEQPVLNGLYVTLEYFSEIATPLILIVIGYGLSFDKEFTKYTIIYVIMRYAIMLTVGYLIKFLIIDRFMTFDKYLEYAYFTLLILPPPFSLSIFVARYGDEKNAKLVNNITVATTCVCVITYIVYVFIAI, encoded by the coding sequence ATGGAACTAATATCAAAAGTAATGCCTATTCTTATTTTATTTTTAATAGGTTTTCTTATAAGGAAAACAAATTTTCTCAGCAAAGAAACTATTGATGGTATTAAAAAAATAGTTATTGATATGGCCTTACCAGCAGTATTATTTATTGCATTTGTAAATATAGAATTAAAGAAAGAGTATGTAGGATTAATTTTTTCGATTATTCTTCTATGTAGCATAATGTTGTGTATTGGGTTTTTGTTGACTAAAATACCAAAGATAAGCAACCCTGTTCTACCTTTTGTCCTATGTGGATTTACTTTTGGTTTATTAGGAATTCCTTTATATATTACAGTTTTTGGTGAAACTAATTTACCATCTATGGCAATAATGGGTGTGGGTCATGAATTTTTTCTATGGATAATATATATGTCAGCTGTTAAATTAGTATTTAGTAATGAAAAACTCAGCCTAAAAACGTTAAAAGGCTTTCTGACTTCTCCATTAATCATAGCCCTTGTTTTAGGTATTACTGTTAATGTATTGGGATTATCTAATCTGTTACATGAACAACCTGTACTTAACGGATTATACGTTACGTTAGAGTATTTCAGTGAGATAGCTACACCGCTTATTCTTATAGTGATTGGGTATGGATTATCTTTTGATAAAGAGTTCACTAAGTATACTATTATCTATGTAATCATGCGTTATGCAATAATGTTGACTGTAGGTTATTTAATAAAATTCTTGATAATAGATAGATTCATGACTTTTGATAAATACCTTGAATATGCTTATTTTACATTGCTTATATTACCACCACCATTTTCACTTTCCATTTTTGTGGCTAGATATGGTGATGAAAAGAACGCTAAGCTTGTAAATAATATAACAGTAGCCACTACTTGTGTATGCGTTATAACTTATATAGTGTATGTTTTTATTGCCATATAG
- a CDS encoding GNAT family N-acetyltransferase — MAEIIKAKIDDIADIMKLINDCVNNMRANNIFQWDEDYPNEEVILEDIADGNLYVMKDENRFLGIITLNEEQDEEYKTVDWKSKSSDILVVHRLAVSPLGQGKGIGKSFMSFAEDLVRQKNYNSIRLDTYSGNPIALSFYKRLGYEKVGEVYFPGRELAFYCYEKIFGSN, encoded by the coding sequence ATGGCAGAGATAATTAAAGCAAAAATAGATGATATAGCTGATATTATGAAACTAATCAATGACTGTGTTAATAATATGAGAGCAAATAATATATTTCAATGGGATGAAGATTATCCTAATGAAGAAGTAATTTTAGAAGATATAGCTGATGGTAACCTCTATGTAATGAAGGATGAAAATAGGTTTTTAGGTATAATAACCCTCAATGAAGAACAAGATGAGGAATACAAAACTGTTGACTGGAAGAGCAAATCATCAGATATTCTTGTAGTACATAGATTAGCTGTAAGTCCTTTGGGACAAGGGAAAGGTATAGGAAAGAGTTTCATGAGTTTTGCTGAAGATTTGGTTAGACAAAAAAACTATAATTCCATTAGATTGGATACTTACAGTGGTAACCCTATCGCTCTTTCATTCTATAAAAGATTAGGATATGAAAAAGTTGGAGAAGTATATTTCCCAGGGAGAGAATTAGCTTTTTACTGTTATGAGAAGATATTTGGAAGTAACTAA
- a CDS encoding AraC family transcriptional regulator, producing MEDEKNFSKAYLSNLNVNLIIADYIHCDDTWKEKSYIPYFNKLYYICEGDGWVETGNKSLFPKKGDLVIIPANQPHAFSYINSNYYKKYWCHFTATIGDKNLFDIFDFPNIINIEEDKDYFIKLFKELVILDRRKDISSVLKAKGVLLEIIAYFLDKINVKELRMYKSPSIEKLELIISYIEKHLAEPITVEQLADIAHLQVNYFIKFFRLHFGNTPMNYVKRQRLEKAKQYLLNSDLSISEIGQKVGYTEVSHFSNQFKNYTGITASVYRKQR from the coding sequence ATGGAGGATGAGAAAAATTTTAGTAAGGCTTATTTGTCTAATTTGAATGTTAATCTTATTATTGCAGATTATATTCATTGTGATGATACATGGAAAGAAAAAAGTTATATTCCTTATTTCAATAAGTTATATTATATATGTGAGGGTGATGGATGGGTGGAGACCGGTAACAAGAGTTTGTTCCCCAAAAAAGGGGATCTGGTCATAATACCAGCCAATCAACCACATGCTTTTTCATATATCAATAGTAACTATTATAAAAAATATTGGTGCCATTTTACTGCAACCATAGGTGATAAGAACCTTTTTGATATTTTTGATTTTCCTAATATAATTAATATTGAAGAAGATAAAGATTACTTTATTAAGTTATTCAAGGAATTGGTTATCCTTGATAGAAGGAAAGATATTTCATCTGTACTAAAGGCAAAAGGAGTGCTGTTAGAGATTATTGCATATTTCTTGGATAAGATTAATGTAAAAGAATTACGTATGTACAAATCACCTTCAATAGAAAAACTGGAACTGATAATATCATATATTGAAAAACATCTAGCAGAGCCTATTACTGTTGAACAGTTAGCAGATATTGCTCATCTACAGGTGAATTATTTCATCAAGTTTTTTCGTTTGCACTTTGGAAATACACCAATGAATTATGTGAAAAGACAAAGACTGGAGAAGGCTAAACAGTATCTATTAAATTCAGACCTATCAATTTCTGAGATTGGACAAAAAGTGGGTTATACGGAAGTTAGTCATTTTTCTAATCAGTTCAAGAATTATACGGGGATAACGGCTTCTGTTTATAGGAAGCAGAGGTAA
- a CDS encoding GNAT family N-acetyltransferase → MEIKIKHFAELNTEEIYEILKLRNQVFVVEQKCIYQDCDDKDKIAYHLLGIEDGKIVAYLRILQKGVSYNEISIGRVLTDIDYRGRGLAREIMIKAIYFIKNNLKEKEIKISAQKYLTDFYKSLGFVINSNVYLEDGIPHVEMICNMIDDK, encoded by the coding sequence TTGGAAATTAAGATTAAGCATTTTGCAGAATTAAATACAGAAGAAATATATGAAATATTAAAACTAAGAAATCAAGTTTTTGTTGTTGAACAAAAATGTATTTATCAAGATTGTGATGATAAAGATAAAATAGCATATCATCTTCTTGGTATAGAAGATGGCAAAATTGTTGCTTATCTTAGAATTCTACAAAAAGGAGTTTCTTATAATGAAATATCCATTGGAAGAGTTTTGACAGATATAGATTATCGTGGAAGAGGATTAGCAAGAGAAATAATGATAAAAGCTATCTATTTCATAAAAAACAACTTAAAGGAAAAAGAGATTAAAATTTCTGCACAGAAATATTTGACAGATTTTTATAAAAGTCTTGGATTTGTTATTAATTCAAATGTGTACTTAGAAGATGGTATCCCACATGTTGAAATGATTTGTAATATGATTGATGATAAATAA
- a CDS encoding alpha-amylase family protein, with amino-acid sequence MGKMPFRQIHLDFHTGENIPGVGSKFDKKQFQNALIKGHVNSINIFAKGHHGWLYYLNGVSESHPSLEIDLLGNMLEACKEINVRNQIYISAGLDEMMAKKHPEWLFRNKDQSTTWVKDFTVAGYHELCMNTPYLDYLLNQVEEVVKRYDTEGIFLDIVGTRKCYCQTCMNRLISEGKDPRDDKAVSELGERVYKNYLQRIEETIHSIKPDMKIFHNSGHMEKGRRDLFGYYTHFELESLPTGGWGYDHFPLSARYIQGLGKEFLGMTGKFHTTWGEFGGFKHPNALRYEAALNLANGAKICVGDQMHPQGMLDEVTYGLIGEAYKEVEEKEAWCDDVEAVADIGLLSEECIKRKDMDNPHDFVGKSDSGAVRMLLEGNYLFNVIDMEEDFSKYKVIILPDVILLDSCLEKKLKEYIRQGGKVLATGLSGLDENEDRFAIDLGIKYEGKNPYKPDYFIPQFSYQGLGSTSFIMYSDGIKISLDKGEILGVREDSYFNRDLLHFSSHFHTPNEPGKRSPGMVRSDSGIYIAWKVFSDYATKGHLILKDMVKYALDELLIDSKTLVTSLKEQGVTTLQHQKEQGRFIHHLLYAVPVKRGEGVEVIEDIVPIYDIQVQLQVEQNIEKVYLAPQMMEVEFSQKGNKITYTVGKLDCHQMVVLEYR; translated from the coding sequence ATGGGCAAAATGCCATTTAGACAGATTCATTTAGATTTTCATACAGGAGAGAATATTCCAGGAGTAGGTAGCAAATTTGATAAAAAACAATTTCAGAATGCATTAATAAAAGGTCATGTCAATTCAATTAATATATTTGCCAAAGGTCATCATGGATGGCTATATTATCTAAATGGTGTTAGTGAATCACATCCATCTCTAGAAATTGATTTATTAGGAAACATGTTAGAAGCATGTAAAGAGATAAATGTAAGAAACCAAATATATATATCAGCTGGTTTGGATGAGATGATGGCAAAGAAGCATCCAGAGTGGTTGTTTAGAAATAAAGACCAGAGTACAACATGGGTGAAAGATTTTACAGTTGCTGGTTATCATGAGTTGTGTATGAATACACCATATCTTGACTATTTATTGAATCAGGTTGAAGAAGTGGTAAAGCGATATGATACAGAAGGAATCTTTCTTGATATAGTGGGAACTCGAAAATGCTATTGCCAGACTTGTATGAATCGGTTAATAAGTGAGGGAAAGGACCCAAGAGATGATAAGGCTGTCAGTGAACTAGGAGAAAGAGTATATAAAAATTATCTGCAAAGGATAGAAGAAACCATACATAGTATTAAACCAGATATGAAAATCTTCCATAACAGCGGTCACATGGAAAAAGGAAGAAGAGATCTATTTGGTTATTATACACATTTTGAATTAGAATCATTACCTACTGGTGGATGGGGATATGACCATTTCCCACTATCTGCTAGATATATACAAGGTTTAGGGAAAGAGTTCTTAGGAATGACAGGAAAATTCCATACGACATGGGGAGAATTCGGAGGTTTCAAACATCCTAATGCGCTTCGATATGAAGCAGCCCTTAACCTGGCTAATGGAGCTAAGATATGTGTTGGAGACCAGATGCATCCACAAGGAATGCTTGATGAAGTTACATATGGATTAATTGGTGAAGCATATAAAGAGGTTGAAGAAAAAGAAGCTTGGTGTGATGATGTTGAGGCTGTAGCTGATATTGGTTTATTATCTGAAGAGTGTATAAAAAGAAAAGATATGGATAACCCTCATGATTTTGTAGGTAAAAGTGACTCAGGAGCTGTACGTATGCTTCTAGAAGGAAATTATCTATTTAATGTTATAGATATGGAAGAAGATTTTAGTAAATATAAAGTTATAATACTACCTGATGTAATATTATTGGATTCATGTCTAGAGAAAAAGTTAAAAGAATATATTAGACAAGGTGGAAAAGTACTGGCTACAGGACTATCAGGTTTGGATGAAAATGAAGATAGATTTGCAATTGACCTAGGTATAAAATATGAAGGCAAAAATCCCTATAAACCAGATTATTTTATCCCTCAATTCAGTTATCAAGGACTAGGAAGCACCTCATTCATCATGTACAGTGATGGTATCAAGATTTCACTTGACAAAGGTGAAATATTAGGAGTAAGAGAAGATTCATATTTCAACAGAGACCTATTACATTTTTCTTCACATTTCCATACACCTAATGAGCCTGGTAAACGTTCACCTGGAATGGTGAGAAGTGATTCTGGTATCTATATTGCATGGAAAGTTTTCAGTGATTATGCTACTAAGGGACATCTAATATTAAAAGACATGGTCAAGTATGCATTAGATGAATTGTTGATTGATTCCAAAACATTAGTAACCAGCCTTAAAGAACAAGGTGTAACGACACTTCAACATCAAAAAGAGCAAGGCAGATTCATACACCATCTTCTATATGCAGTACCAGTTAAACGTGGTGAAGGTGTAGAAGTCATTGAGGATATAGTACCAATATATGATATACAAGTTCAATTGCAAGTTGAGCAAAATATAGAAAAAGTATATCTAGCACCTCAAATGATGGAAGTTGAGTTTTCACAAAAAGGCAATAAAATAACTTATACTGTAGGAAAATTAGATTGTCATCAGATGGTTGTATTGGAATATAGATAA
- a CDS encoding class I SAM-dependent methyltransferase yields the protein MKNVDGCLRAVDLGAGTGISTQYLCKYFKEVFAVEPDSRMLNKSNVPNNCKVYNCTSEQFEVEPDSVDVITAGNSFYWMNGEDVIKKIYRWLKGKGIFAAYRYDFPQIESQVQSIIQEELVQRWNLYRSDRLINTDYTINAIRNSQLFSEVTIITIPNVVELSAEEVVGFFRSTSYGSAYIRTLENKETYISRLTDDIKKVSNNTKIPMDFSIELIIAIK from the coding sequence ATGAAGAATGTAGACGGGTGTTTGAGAGCTGTTGATTTAGGTGCTGGCACGGGGATATCAACTCAATACTTATGTAAGTATTTTAAAGAGGTATTTGCTGTTGAACCAGATAGTAGAATGCTTAATAAGTCTAATGTTCCTAATAATTGCAAGGTATATAACTGTACATCAGAACAATTTGAAGTAGAGCCTGATTCTGTTGATGTTATTACTGCCGGAAATTCATTCTATTGGATGAATGGTGAAGATGTCATCAAAAAAATATATAGATGGCTAAAAGGTAAAGGCATATTTGCTGCCTATAGGTATGATTTTCCACAGATAGAATCTCAGGTTCAGTCAATTATACAGGAAGAACTAGTGCAAAGATGGAATTTATATAGAAGTGATAGATTGATTAATACTGATTATACTATAAATGCAATTAGAAATTCACAGCTATTTTCAGAGGTTACTATAATTACAATTCCTAATGTTGTTGAATTAAGTGCAGAAGAAGTAGTTGGATTCTTCAGATCGACTTCTTACGGATCAGCTTATATTAGAACACTAGAAAATAAAGAAACATATATTAGTCGATTAACAGATGACATCAAAAAAGTATCTAATAATACTAAAATCCCTATGGACTTTAGTATTGAATTAATCATTGCGATAAAGTAA